In the genome of Deinococcus sp. YIM 134068, one region contains:
- a CDS encoding long-chain-fatty-acid--CoA ligase — protein MNRPWLDHYEPGVPRDFTPSNDVLPDLLRRSAERFPDRVALTFLGATTTYRRLWQDARRFAAALQNLGVRPGERVSIMLPNCPQFVVGFYGALLAGATVVNTSPLYVASELEHQLNDSGSETLILLDAFYPRYQQIASRVPVKRVIVTGIQDALPFPKNVLYPLKARREGTWVDVRAGGTVFGFGALVRAKGPTLQPVTLRPDDVALLQYTGGTTGVPKGAMLTHRNLVANAEQARAWMTDLREGQEVTLAAIPFFHVYGMTVAMNLSVLIGATVALVPNPRDVKMVLSQITASKATLFPGVPTLYNAINNHPETPKHDLTTIRACISGSAPLLLETARQFRALTGGANLVEGYGLTEAAPITHTNPIFGDQREGSIGLPMPGVDALVVGEDGQPVPAGEVGELWVAGPMVMKGYWNRPDETAKTLREAHGQTWLMTGDMARVDGDGYFRIVDRKKDLIIAGGYNVYPREVDEVLTTHPAVLEAAAVGLPDAYRGESVHAVVALRPGERATEAEIIAHCRLHLSPYKVPRSVEFRAELPKTAVGKVLRRQLAQEAREARATPAAS, from the coding sequence ATGAACCGACCCTGGCTGGACCACTACGAACCCGGCGTGCCACGTGACTTCACCCCGAGCAACGACGTGCTGCCCGACCTGCTGCGCCGCAGCGCCGAGCGGTTCCCCGACCGGGTGGCGCTGACCTTCCTGGGGGCCACGACGACCTACCGGCGGCTGTGGCAGGACGCTCGGCGCTTCGCGGCGGCCCTCCAGAACCTCGGGGTGCGGCCCGGCGAGCGCGTCAGCATCATGCTGCCCAACTGCCCGCAGTTCGTGGTGGGCTTCTACGGGGCGCTCCTGGCGGGCGCGACGGTGGTGAACACCAGCCCGCTGTACGTCGCCTCCGAGCTGGAGCACCAGCTCAACGACAGCGGCAGCGAGACCCTGATCCTGCTCGACGCCTTCTACCCGCGCTACCAGCAGATCGCCTCGCGGGTGCCGGTCAAGCGCGTGATCGTGACGGGCATCCAGGACGCGCTGCCCTTTCCCAAGAACGTGCTCTACCCGCTCAAGGCGCGGCGGGAGGGGACGTGGGTGGACGTGCGGGCGGGCGGAACCGTGTTCGGCTTCGGCGCGCTCGTGCGGGCCAAGGGGCCGACCCTCCAGCCCGTGACCCTGCGGCCCGACGACGTGGCTTTGCTTCAATACACGGGCGGCACGACCGGCGTCCCGAAGGGGGCGATGCTCACCCACCGCAACCTCGTGGCGAACGCCGAGCAGGCGCGGGCGTGGATGACCGACCTGCGCGAGGGGCAGGAGGTCACGCTGGCGGCCATTCCCTTCTTCCACGTGTACGGGATGACGGTGGCGATGAACCTCAGCGTCCTGATCGGGGCGACGGTCGCGCTCGTGCCCAACCCGCGCGACGTGAAGATGGTCCTCTCGCAGATCACGGCGAGCAAGGCCACCCTCTTCCCCGGCGTGCCCACCCTCTACAACGCGATCAACAACCACCCCGAGACGCCGAAGCACGACCTGACCACCATCCGCGCGTGCATCAGCGGCTCCGCGCCCCTGCTGCTGGAGACGGCGCGCCAGTTCCGGGCACTGACGGGCGGCGCGAACCTCGTGGAGGGCTACGGCCTGACGGAGGCGGCCCCCATCACCCACACCAACCCGATCTTCGGCGACCAGCGCGAGGGCAGCATCGGCCTGCCCATGCCCGGCGTGGACGCCCTCGTGGTGGGCGAGGACGGCCAGCCCGTGCCCGCCGGGGAGGTCGGCGAGCTGTGGGTGGCCGGGCCGATGGTGATGAAGGGCTACTGGAATCGCCCCGACGAGACGGCGAAGACGCTGCGCGAAGCTCACGGCCAGACGTGGCTGATGACGGGCGACATGGCCCGCGTGGACGGGGACGGCTACTTCCGCATCGTGGACCGCAAGAAGGACCTCATCATCGCCGGGGGCTACAACGTCTACCCACGCGAGGTGGACGAGGTGCTGACCACCCATCCCGCCGTGCTGGAGGCCGCCGCCGTGGGCCTGCCCGACGCTTACCGGGGCGAGAGCGTCCACGCCGTCGTGGCCCTGCGGCCCGGCGAGCGGGCGACCGAGGCCGAGATCATCGCCCACTGCCGCCTCCACCTCAGCCCCTACAAGGTGCCCCGCAGCGTGGAGTTCCGCGCCGAGCTGCCCAAGACGGCGGTGGGCAAGGTGCTGCGCCGCCAGCTCGCCCAGGAGGCCCGCGAGGCGCGGGCGACCCCGGCGGCGAGCTAG
- a CDS encoding carbohydrate kinase family protein, giving the protein MTAHPFEVVVVGNAGLDTCVYVEGEELDLTREGHFTRNRDGVGQAGGYASRGYARLGHRTAFLGAVGEDAAGAQVRAVLEREGVDVGATFPDPQGTARSVNFVFPDGRRRNFYDGRGHMTLTPDPAACRRVLAGARLAHFNLPNWARLVLPVAREEGVAIACDVQDVSDPLDPYRRDFVEAADYLFFSAAHQPDPELLMRAYWTLNPRLVMVAGMGQRGCALGVNGELRVFPPPPLPWPVLDTNGAGDALAVGFLSGHVFGGLSLEEAVWRGQIAARHTCAQRVPKEDLITAGRLGEVAASLNACQTAP; this is encoded by the coding sequence ATGACCGCTCATCCCTTCGAGGTCGTCGTTGTCGGCAACGCTGGTCTGGACACCTGCGTGTACGTGGAGGGGGAAGAACTCGACCTGACGCGGGAGGGCCACTTCACCCGGAACCGTGACGGAGTGGGGCAGGCGGGCGGGTACGCGAGCCGGGGCTACGCGCGGCTGGGGCACCGGACCGCCTTCCTGGGGGCAGTGGGGGAGGACGCGGCGGGGGCGCAGGTTCGCGCCGTGCTGGAGCGCGAGGGAGTGGACGTGGGCGCGACCTTTCCCGACCCGCAGGGCACCGCGCGCAGCGTGAACTTCGTCTTCCCGGACGGACGCCGCCGCAACTTCTACGACGGGCGGGGGCACATGACGCTGACGCCCGACCCCGCCGCCTGCCGCCGGGTGCTCGCCGGGGCGCGGCTGGCCCACTTCAACCTCCCGAACTGGGCGCGGCTGGTGCTGCCCGTGGCGCGCGAGGAGGGCGTGGCGATCGCCTGCGACGTGCAGGACGTAAGCGACCCCCTCGACCCCTACCGGCGCGACTTCGTGGAGGCGGCGGACTACCTGTTCTTCTCGGCGGCGCACCAGCCGGACCCGGAACTCCTGATGCGGGCGTACTGGACGCTCAACCCCCGGCTCGTCATGGTAGCGGGAATGGGGCAGCGCGGCTGCGCGCTGGGCGTGAACGGCGAGCTTCGGGTCTTCCCGCCGCCCCCGCTGCCCTGGCCCGTGCTGGACACGAATGGCGCGGGGGACGCGCTGGCGGTCGGCTTCCTGAGCGGGCACGTCTTCGGCGGGCTGTCCCTAGAAGAAGCTGTATGGCGGGGCCAGATTGCCGCGCGCCACACCTGCGCCCAGCGTGTCCCGAAGGAGGACCTCATCACCGCCGGGAGGTTGGGGGAAGTCGCCGCGAGCCTGAACGCGTGCCAGACTGCCCCATGA